A section of the Blastocatellia bacterium genome encodes:
- a CDS encoding ester cyclase, giving the protein MNASEANKRVVLQYVEAFNRGDLDALRQLFTADAVVQGVLGWGKLDEVMPIWKELHEAFAIEMTVDAMVAEGDAVAVRYTERGKFVGPFRGSEPTGKPYELVAMEWFILQDGKIHRRWGARDSASQARQIGLMPGAAK; this is encoded by the coding sequence ATGAATGCGAGTGAAGCGAACAAGCGGGTCGTGCTTCAGTACGTCGAAGCATTCAACCGCGGCGACCTCGACGCGCTCAGGCAGTTGTTCACCGCGGACGCCGTCGTCCAGGGCGTGCTGGGATGGGGCAAGCTCGATGAGGTCATGCCGATCTGGAAAGAACTGCATGAAGCCTTTGCCATCGAGATGACCGTTGACGCAATGGTCGCCGAGGGCGACGCCGTGGCGGTGCGCTACACCGAGCGCGGCAAGTTCGTCGGGCCGTTCCGCGGCAGTGAGCCCACGGGCAAGCCGTATGAGCTGGTGGCGATGGAGTGGTTCATCTTACAGGACGGCAAGATTCACCGGCGCTGGGGCGCGAGGGATTCGGCGTCGCAAGCGCGGCAGATCGGGCTGATGCCAGGCGCGGCCAAGTAA
- a CDS encoding CRTAC1 family protein — MHQRNRPRACRVRALAILGLALTVALPQAFVAQTPQKQEKQAGGMGGVTTGEARTYATRRTVGITDAKAPVVFEDVTAKTALARFKHRSGSAEKNYIIDAVSGGVAIFDYDNDGLPDIYLLNGSTFEALRGKAPAPRAALYHNLGNWKFEDVTDKAGVANERWGMGVAVGDYDNDGWPDMYVGNFGVSRLYHNNGNGTFTDVAEKLGVARKGWSTGASFGDYDGDGRLDLFVPGYLEFDIDNLPPSPDEVGKPSGVAKTFCQFRGVPVMCGPRGLKGEPDTLYHQKADGRFEDVSLRAGVNDPERFYGFSSAFAHINEDALLDLIVVNDSTPKLLYINKGDGKFEETGYPSGVALSENGREQAGMGLGIGDYDNDGLLDFYITNFSDDYNTVLHNDGEGYFSDVSFQAGQGDLTLPFLGWGASFIDYDNDGWKDVLIANGHVYPGVDNYQWGTSYAEQPLLFRNLKSGKFERVAAAPASGLAVAIPARGLAIGDLDGDGLMDAVFNNIDAPPTVLRNVAKTAGHWVTLKLVGDPAKKSPRDATGAVAYVTTGKLRQRQDVISGAGYASQNDQRLHFGLGAATKIDKLEIKWPGGAAETVTLPGCDRVFTVVEGKGVVSK; from the coding sequence ATGCATCAACGAAATCGCCCGCGCGCTTGCCGTGTCCGCGCCTTGGCCATCCTGGGGCTCGCCTTGACGGTGGCTCTGCCACAGGCATTTGTCGCGCAGACGCCGCAAAAACAGGAGAAGCAAGCGGGCGGCATGGGCGGCGTCACCACAGGCGAAGCCCGCACCTACGCGACGCGCCGCACCGTCGGCATCACGGACGCCAAAGCGCCCGTCGTTTTTGAAGACGTGACGGCGAAGACGGCGCTCGCTCGCTTCAAGCATCGCTCCGGAAGCGCCGAGAAGAACTACATTATCGATGCGGTATCGGGCGGCGTGGCCATCTTCGATTACGACAATGACGGCTTGCCGGACATTTACTTGCTCAACGGCTCGACCTTCGAGGCGCTGCGCGGCAAAGCGCCGGCCCCGCGCGCCGCGCTCTACCACAATCTCGGCAACTGGAAGTTTGAAGACGTGACGGACAAGGCCGGCGTTGCCAACGAGCGATGGGGGATGGGCGTGGCGGTCGGCGATTACGACAACGATGGCTGGCCGGATATGTATGTCGGCAACTTCGGCGTCTCGCGCCTCTATCACAATAACGGCAACGGCACCTTTACCGACGTTGCCGAGAAGCTCGGCGTGGCGCGCAAAGGCTGGAGCACCGGCGCGAGCTTTGGCGATTACGATGGCGATGGCCGGCTTGACCTGTTCGTTCCCGGCTATCTCGAATTCGACATCGACAATCTGCCGCCGAGTCCCGACGAAGTCGGCAAACCGAGCGGTGTGGCAAAGACCTTCTGCCAGTTCCGCGGCGTGCCGGTGATGTGCGGGCCGCGCGGCTTGAAAGGCGAGCCCGATACGCTCTATCACCAGAAAGCCGATGGCCGCTTTGAAGACGTCAGCCTGCGTGCCGGCGTCAATGACCCGGAGCGCTTCTATGGCTTCTCGTCGGCCTTCGCGCATATTAACGAAGACGCGCTGCTCGACCTGATTGTCGTCAACGACTCGACGCCGAAGCTGCTCTACATCAACAAAGGCGATGGCAAGTTCGAAGAGACCGGTTACCCGTCGGGCGTTGCCTTGAGCGAGAACGGGCGCGAGCAGGCCGGCATGGGGCTGGGCATTGGCGATTATGATAATGATGGGCTGCTCGATTTCTACATCACCAACTTCTCGGACGATTACAACACGGTGCTGCACAATGATGGCGAGGGCTATTTCAGCGACGTGTCGTTTCAGGCCGGGCAGGGCGACCTGACGCTGCCGTTTCTCGGCTGGGGCGCGAGCTTCATCGATTACGATAACGATGGCTGGAAAGACGTGCTCATCGCCAACGGCCACGTCTACCCCGGCGTCGACAATTACCAGTGGGGCACGAGCTACGCCGAGCAGCCATTGCTGTTTCGCAACCTGAAGTCCGGCAAGTTCGAGCGCGTCGCGGCGGCGCCGGCAAGCGGCCTGGCTGTCGCGATACCTGCGCGCGGGCTGGCCATAGGCGACCTCGACGGCGATGGTTTGATGGATGCCGTATTCAATAACATAGACGCGCCGCCGACCGTGCTGCGCAATGTGGCGAAGACCGCGGGCCACTGGGTGACGTTGAAGCTGGTTGGCGATCCGGCAAAGAAGAGTCCGCGAGATGCGACCGGCGCGGTTGCCTATGTGACGACCGGCAAACTGCGGCAGCGGCAGGATGTGATCAGCGGCGCGGGCTACGCTTCGCAGAACGATCAGCGATTGCATTTCGGATTGGGCGCGGCGACGAAGATCGATAAGCTAGAGATCAAGTGGCCCGGCGGCGCGGCCGAAACCGTGACCCTGCCGGGTTGCGACCGCGTCTTCACCGTCGTCGAAGGTAAAGGCGTGGTGAGCAAATAG
- a CDS encoding GNAT family N-acetyltransferase codes for MSGRGKESLPPGVRIRHELQPGDIGYLTYLHGTLYATEQGWDYTFEAYVAGPLAEFARSPKPRERIWIVDRAGQVAGSIAIVEASAAVAQLRWLLLHPELRGYGLGRMLVEDAIGFCRENGYASVFLWTVDTLKDAARLYIATGFRLTQEETHELWGGRITEQRYELSL; via the coding sequence ATGAGTGGAAGGGGCAAGGAGAGCCTGCCGCCGGGTGTCAGAATCCGGCACGAATTGCAGCCGGGCGACATCGGCTACCTGACCTATTTGCATGGCACGCTCTACGCCACAGAGCAGGGTTGGGATTACACGTTTGAAGCCTATGTGGCCGGGCCGCTTGCCGAGTTTGCCCGCTCGCCAAAGCCGCGCGAGCGAATCTGGATCGTTGATAGAGCCGGGCAGGTCGCCGGCTCTATCGCTATCGTCGAAGCGTCTGCCGCGGTGGCACAGTTGCGCTGGCTGTTGCTGCATCCTGAGCTGCGCGGTTACGGGCTCGGCAGGATGCTCGTAGAAGACGCCATCGGCTTTTGCCGAGAGAACGGTTACGCGTCGGTTTTTCTCTGGACAGTCGATACGCTCAAGGACGCGGCACGTCTCTACATCGCAACAGGATTTCGGTTGACGCAGGAAGAGACGCACGAGCTGTGGGGCGGCCGCATCACCGAGCAGCGCTACGAGCTGAGTCTTTGA
- a CDS encoding nuclear transport factor 2 family protein, with product MSIEQNKQVARTFFDRLSAGDISGALDMMTDDATWWIAGKAEQLAAAGDHSKEQMARLFDNMIGQLPNGLKMTVKSLTAEDDRVALEVESNGELRNGRVYNQEYHFAITMRDGKISGVREYLDTQHVFATWFQR from the coding sequence ATGAGCATTGAGCAAAACAAGCAGGTAGCGCGCACATTCTTTGACCGTTTAAGCGCGGGCGACATTAGCGGCGCTCTCGACATGATGACCGACGACGCCACCTGGTGGATTGCCGGCAAAGCCGAACAGTTAGCGGCGGCAGGCGACCACAGCAAAGAGCAGATGGCTCGCCTCTTCGACAACATGATCGGCCAGTTGCCGAACGGGTTGAAGATGACGGTCAAGAGTCTGACCGCCGAAGACGACCGGGTGGCCCTGGAAGTGGAATCCAACGGCGAGCTGCGCAATGGGCGAGTTTACAATCAGGAATACCACTTCGCGATAACGATGCGTGACGGCAAGATCAGCGGCGTCAGAGAGTATCTCGACACGCAGCACGTTTTCGCGACCTGGTTTCAGCGATAG
- a CDS encoding CRTAC1 family protein, with amino-acid sequence MKQWLTTILIGALMVSCAVAVPAQQSQQPAAGRSYAAGEVKPPKAAAPAAASPVTFDNISGAANITFKQAGSPTAIKYLPESMGAGIALLDYDNDGRLDIFFTNGARLAEPMPRGGSPDKRDPKYWDRLYHQKADGTFEDMTERAGLRGEGYTMGAAAADYDNDGWVDLYVTAYGANRLYHNNHDGTFTDVTKKTGTAGSGWSTSAAWVDYDRDGRLDLFVARYLDWDFERGALVCGDARPELRAYCHPDNFKGTTNLLFHQKPDGSFEEVSRAAKIADPAGKALGVAIADIDNDGWPDIIVANDSVRQSLYHNRGDGTFTDIALAAGIGYDEDGKTFAGMGVDAADYDEDGFVDIFITALSNQTYAIYHNLGDRTFSYDTNLSGVGQATQLYSGWGTRFVDIDNDGWRDLFVAQGHVVDTIERTNSYLKYKQPLLLLRNTGKQFVTVSPSAGAVFNTALAARGAAVGDLNNDGQPDIVVGVLNDAPAVLRNRGTKNHWLGLELVGTKSNRSAIGARVIVTDMANRKRLFDVSTAGSYLSSNDPRIIVGLGAAMGVRSVEIRWPSRQVQTIDNPAVDRYLRINEK; translated from the coding sequence ATGAAGCAATGGCTCACGACCATTTTGATCGGCGCACTGATGGTGTCTTGCGCCGTCGCTGTCCCGGCGCAGCAATCGCAACAGCCGGCGGCGGGCCGCTCTTACGCGGCGGGCGAGGTCAAGCCGCCGAAGGCCGCCGCGCCGGCCGCCGCTTCGCCGGTCACTTTCGACAACATCAGCGGCGCGGCGAACATTACCTTTAAACAGGCCGGCTCGCCGACCGCGATCAAGTATCTGCCGGAGTCAATGGGCGCGGGCATCGCTCTGCTCGATTACGACAACGATGGCCGCCTCGACATCTTTTTCACCAACGGCGCGCGGCTCGCGGAACCGATGCCCAGAGGCGGCAGCCCCGATAAGCGCGACCCGAAATACTGGGACCGGCTCTACCATCAGAAAGCCGACGGCACGTTTGAAGATATGACCGAGCGCGCCGGCCTGCGCGGCGAAGGCTACACGATGGGCGCCGCCGCCGCCGACTATGATAATGACGGCTGGGTTGATCTCTATGTCACGGCCTATGGCGCGAACAGGCTCTATCACAACAACCACGACGGCACGTTCACGGACGTAACCAAGAAGACGGGCACGGCCGGCAGCGGCTGGAGCACGAGCGCCGCGTGGGTGGATTATGACCGCGACGGCAGGCTCGACCTGTTCGTCGCGCGCTACCTGGATTGGGACTTCGAGCGCGGCGCGCTGGTCTGCGGTGACGCGCGACCGGAACTGCGCGCCTACTGCCACCCGGACAATTTCAAAGGCACGACTAACCTGCTGTTTCACCAGAAGCCCGACGGCAGCTTTGAAGAGGTGAGCCGAGCGGCGAAGATTGCTGACCCGGCGGGCAAGGCGCTCGGCGTCGCCATCGCCGACATAGATAATGATGGCTGGCCCGACATCATCGTCGCTAACGACAGCGTGCGCCAGTCGCTTTATCATAATCGCGGCGACGGGACGTTTACGGACATCGCGCTCGCGGCAGGCATCGGCTATGACGAAGACGGCAAGACGTTCGCCGGCATGGGCGTTGATGCGGCGGATTATGACGAAGACGGCTTTGTCGACATCTTCATCACGGCGCTGTCGAATCAGACCTATGCCATTTATCACAACCTCGGCGACCGCACGTTCAGCTATGACACTAACCTGAGCGGCGTCGGCCAGGCGACGCAGTTGTATTCCGGCTGGGGGACGCGCTTCGTTGATATAGATAATGATGGCTGGCGCGATCTCTTCGTCGCGCAGGGCCACGTCGTTGACACGATTGAAAGGACGAACTCTTATCTGAAATACAAACAGCCGCTGCTGCTGCTGCGAAACACCGGCAAGCAATTCGTTACGGTTTCGCCATCGGCGGGCGCAGTGTTTAATACGGCGCTGGCAGCGCGCGGCGCGGCGGTCGGTGACCTGAACAACGACGGCCAGCCCGACATCGTCGTCGGCGTGCTGAACGACGCGCCGGCGGTGCTACGCAACCGGGGTACGAAGAACCACTGGCTCGGGCTCGAACTGGTCGGCACGAAATCGAACCGCTCCGCAATCGGCGCGCGCGTCATTGTCACCGACATGGCGAATCGCAAGCGCCTCTTCGATGTCTCGACCGCCGGCAGTTATCTTTCAAGCAATGACCCGCGCATCATTGTCGGGTTGGGCGCGGCGATGGGGGTGCGCTCGGTTGAGATTCGCTGGCCGAGCCGGCAGGTGCAGACGATTGACAATCCGGCGGTTGACCGCTATCTCAGGATCAATGAGAAGTGA
- the deoC gene encoding deoxyribose-phosphate aldolase: MESEAARSVARYIDHTLLRPDATRDEIIKLCEEGARYGFASVCINPMWVREAACALRGSGVKTCTVIGFPLGSNTLDVKAYEARRALFDGATELDMVINLGALKSGDDTLVLRDIASVVDVAHEYDYVCKVILETALLTDEEKVRACMLAKQAGADFVKTSTGFSKGGATAADVALMRRVVGGGMGVKASGGVKDLQQAQEMIRAGATRIGASVGVKIVQEAAGGAVTTNGQTASGY, from the coding sequence CTGGAGAGCGAGGCGGCGCGCAGCGTTGCTCGCTACATTGACCACACACTGCTGCGGCCCGACGCGACGCGCGACGAGATCATCAAGCTCTGCGAAGAGGGCGCCCGCTATGGCTTCGCTTCCGTCTGCATCAATCCGATGTGGGTGCGCGAGGCCGCCTGCGCGCTGCGCGGCAGCGGCGTCAAGACATGCACAGTGATCGGCTTTCCGCTTGGCTCAAACACATTGGACGTGAAAGCTTACGAAGCGCGCCGCGCTTTATTTGATGGCGCCACAGAGCTCGACATGGTCATCAACCTCGGCGCGTTGAAGTCCGGCGACGACACGCTCGTGCTGCGTGACATCGCCAGCGTCGTCGACGTTGCGCACGAGTACGATTATGTCTGCAAAGTCATCCTCGAAACGGCGCTGCTCACCGATGAAGAGAAGGTGCGCGCCTGTATGCTGGCCAAGCAGGCGGGCGCCGATTTCGTGAAGACCTCGACGGGCTTCAGCAAAGGCGGCGCGACCGCTGCGGATGTCGCCCTGATGCGCCGGGTTGTCGGCGGCGGCATGGGCGTTAAAGCATCGGGCGGCGTGAAAGACTTGCAGCAGGCGCAGGAGATGATCCGCGCCGGCGCGACCCGCATCGGTGCGAGCGTCGGCGTCAAGATTGTTCAGGAAGCCGCCGGCGGCGCGGTGACGACGAACGGCCAGACCGCGAGCGGCTATTAA
- a CDS encoding MFS transporter — translation MNKPRLSFWQIWNMSFGFLGIQFGWALQLGNMSAIYERLGAKPEDIPILWLAAPLTGLIVQPIIGSMSDRTWNRMGRRRPYFLAGAILASVALFIMPTSSSLWMAAGLLWILDASINISMEPFRAFVADKLNTAQRTAGFVMQSFFIGLGATFAGWLPLLFAKYGVTASTASGIPLTVKYAFQLGAVAFLIAVIYTVVTSKEYPPEDLEAFERHKHEKKGIAAGFNEIMEAIRDMPQTMKQLAVVQLFTWLGLFCMWLFYVPAVARRVFGATDPKSDLYTQGVEWGNFTFSFYSITCFAIAFALPWLASKLSRKLTHALCLICGSAGLLSVFVIQNKYLLIGSMIGVGIAWASILSMPYAILSGALPAARMGVYMGVFNFFIVLPEIFQALTFGWIIRHVFGEGNPNSPLYMVFVGGCSLLLAALLVTRVKDVADHAVPESLIIEADAHEPLSVPESAQPVPSPGLVDEK, via the coding sequence ATGAACAAACCGCGACTGAGCTTCTGGCAAATCTGGAACATGAGCTTCGGCTTTCTCGGCATACAGTTCGGCTGGGCCTTGCAGCTCGGCAATATGAGCGCCATCTACGAACGGCTCGGCGCTAAGCCCGAAGACATCCCGATTCTCTGGCTGGCCGCGCCGCTCACGGGGCTGATCGTGCAGCCGATCATCGGCTCGATGAGCGACCGCACATGGAACCGGATGGGCCGCCGCCGCCCCTACTTTTTGGCCGGCGCGATTCTGGCGAGCGTCGCGCTGTTCATCATGCCGACTTCATCGTCGCTGTGGATGGCCGCCGGGCTGCTCTGGATTTTGGACGCCAGCATCAACATCAGCATGGAGCCGTTTCGCGCTTTCGTCGCCGACAAGCTGAACACGGCGCAGCGCACCGCCGGCTTCGTCATGCAGAGCTTCTTCATCGGCCTGGGCGCGACCTTTGCCGGCTGGCTGCCGCTGCTGTTTGCGAAGTATGGCGTCACCGCTTCGACGGCGAGCGGCATTCCGCTGACGGTGAAGTATGCCTTTCAGCTCGGGGCGGTCGCCTTTCTCATCGCCGTCATCTACACCGTCGTCACCTCGAAAGAGTACCCGCCCGAAGACCTCGAAGCGTTCGAGCGCCACAAGCATGAAAAGAAGGGCATCGCCGCCGGCTTCAACGAAATCATGGAAGCCATCCGCGACATGCCGCAGACCATGAAGCAGCTCGCCGTCGTGCAGCTCTTCACATGGCTGGGGCTGTTCTGCATGTGGCTGTTCTATGTGCCGGCAGTGGCGCGGCGCGTCTTCGGCGCGACCGACCCGAAATCCGACCTCTACACGCAGGGCGTTGAGTGGGGCAACTTCACCTTCTCGTTTTATTCGATCACCTGTTTCGCCATCGCCTTCGCGTTGCCGTGGCTGGCCAGCAAACTGAGCCGCAAGCTGACGCACGCACTTTGTTTGATCTGCGGCAGCGCCGGCCTGCTGTCGGTCTTCGTCATTCAGAACAAATACCTGTTGATCGGCTCGATGATCGGCGTCGGCATCGCCTGGGCTTCGATCCTCTCCATGCCGTACGCGATCCTGTCGGGCGCGCTGCCGGCTGCGCGCATGGGCGTCTACATGGGCGTCTTCAACTTCTTCATCGTCCTGCCCGAGATTTTTCAGGCGCTCACGTTTGGCTGGATCATCCGTCACGTCTTCGGCGAAGGCAATCCGAATAGCCCGCTCTATATGGTCTTCGTCGGCGGTTGCAGCCTGTTGCTGGCCGCCTTGCTGGTGACTCGCGTGAAAGACGTTGCCGATCACGCCGTGCCGGAATCGTTGATCATTGAAGCCGACGCCCACGAGCCATTGAGCGTGCCGGAATCCGCGCAGCCGGTGCCGAGTCCGGGGCTGGTGGATGAGAAGTAA
- a CDS encoding beta-ketoacyl-ACP synthase III translates to MNAKRRAKITALGRYVPPKVVTNYDLAKRVDTNHDWIVERTGIIERHMVEPGTPTSELAAQAVGDLLRRRGIEANEIELIIVATVTPDMLFPATACRVQDKIHAKRAWGFDLSGACSGFLYALTVGAQFIESGAHDKVVVIGADVMSSIINFEDRSTCVLFGDGAGAVLLEPSEDESVGILSYAHEIDGSGGQFLYMPAGGSLNPASHETVDKKMHYVHQEGQPVFKYAVRKMGEISRTVLERNGMTGDDVDLFIAHQANMRIISSAADKLGLDESKVVKNIHKFGNTTAATIPLATGDAIDDGRLQKGKLVVYAAVGAGYTVGAVLMRWAY, encoded by the coding sequence ATGAATGCGAAACGCAGGGCGAAGATCACCGCGCTTGGCCGTTATGTGCCGCCGAAGGTCGTCACCAACTACGATCTCGCAAAACGTGTAGACACCAACCACGACTGGATCGTCGAGCGCACGGGCATCATCGAACGTCATATGGTCGAGCCGGGGACGCCGACTTCGGAGCTGGCGGCGCAGGCGGTCGGCGACCTGCTCAGGCGGCGCGGCATCGAAGCCAACGAAATCGAGTTGATCATCGTCGCCACCGTGACGCCGGATATGCTGTTTCCGGCAACCGCCTGCCGCGTGCAAGATAAAATTCACGCGAAACGCGCCTGGGGCTTTGACCTGTCGGGCGCCTGTTCAGGCTTCCTCTACGCGCTGACCGTCGGCGCGCAGTTCATCGAGAGCGGCGCGCACGACAAAGTAGTCGTCATCGGCGCTGACGTGATGTCGAGCATCATCAACTTTGAAGACCGCTCGACCTGCGTGCTGTTCGGCGACGGGGCCGGCGCCGTGCTGCTAGAGCCGAGCGAGGACGAAAGCGTCGGCATCCTCAGTTACGCGCACGAGATTGATGGGTCGGGCGGTCAGTTCCTTTATATGCCCGCCGGCGGCAGCCTCAACCCGGCGTCGCACGAAACGGTTGATAAGAAGATGCATTACGTCCACCAGGAAGGCCAGCCGGTTTTCAAATACGCCGTGCGCAAGATGGGCGAGATCAGCCGCACCGTGCTTGAGCGCAATGGCATGACGGGCGACGACGTTGACCTGTTCATCGCCCACCAGGCAAACATGCGGATCATTAGCAGCGCCGCCGACAAGCTCGGGCTTGATGAATCAAAGGTGGTCAAGAACATTCACAAGTTCGGCAATACGACGGCGGCGACAATCCCACTGGCGACCGGCGATGCGATTGACGATGGCCGCTTGCAGAAAGGCAAGCTGGTGGTCTATGCCGCGGTCGGCGCGGGCTACACGGTCGGCGCGGTGCTGATGCGCTGGGCTTATTGA
- a CDS encoding alpha-amylase family glycosyl hydrolase — protein sequence MKPGKRFIESACLIAALLLMGSAALAQGPPEVLKVEPPGWWPRHSINPVRVMIRGRNLAGATVTAQGAGLRVIGPIKVNERGTYLFVDVSIAPTAQPGARRLRITTPTGSSDAPFELLVPLARQGRFQGLTADDVLYLIMPDRFSNGDPSNDDPPKSKGLFDRGKGRSYHGGDLRGLINRLPYLKELGVTALWLNPWYDNTDRPDEKEVYDGQTTTGYHGYGAIDFYGVDEHLGDLATLKELVDKAHALGIKVVQDQVANHTGPYHPWVKDTPTPTWYNGTEDRHIDETWQTWALKDPHATPNVTRAVLDGWFINILPDLNQNDPEARRYLIQNTLWWAGVSGLDAIRQDTLPYVPRDFWRDWMAAIKREYPRMNVIGETFDGDPAQVAFFQGGRKQWDGVDSGIDTEFDFPVFYAIRDVFIRNQAMIKLAEVLAHDHLYANADLLVPFLGLHDVARFMGEKGATREGLMLAQTYLMTTRGIPLIYYGDEVALAGGNDPDNRRDFPGGWPGDHHNAFTNEGRTKDERQVFDHLRRLIALRRELAPLRHGKLLTLGVDDSSYAFARVTTTEAVIVVINNGKQEKTVELDTTPIKVRPGVSMVDRLDAAREIRLQGTMLRVVLPARSASVITMK from the coding sequence ATGAAACCTGGGAAGCGGTTTATTGAATCTGCCTGTCTGATCGCGGCGCTGCTCTTGATGGGCTCGGCGGCGCTGGCGCAGGGCCCGCCTGAAGTATTAAAGGTCGAGCCGCCCGGCTGGTGGCCGCGCCATTCGATCAACCCTGTGCGCGTGATGATTCGCGGGCGCAACCTTGCGGGCGCGACCGTCACGGCGCAGGGCGCGGGCCTGCGCGTCATCGGACCCATCAAAGTCAACGAGCGCGGCACCTACCTGTTCGTTGATGTCAGCATCGCGCCGACCGCTCAACCGGGGGCGCGGCGTCTGCGGATCACGACGCCGACAGGAAGCAGCGACGCGCCGTTTGAGCTGCTCGTGCCGCTCGCCAGGCAGGGGCGCTTTCAAGGGCTGACGGCAGACGATGTGCTGTACCTGATCATGCCCGACCGCTTCAGCAACGGCGATCCGTCGAACGACGACCCGCCGAAATCGAAAGGCTTGTTTGATCGTGGCAAAGGCCGCTCTTATCACGGCGGCGACCTGCGCGGCCTCATCAACCGCCTGCCTTACTTGAAAGAGCTTGGCGTCACCGCGCTCTGGCTCAACCCGTGGTACGACAACACCGACCGGCCCGACGAAAAAGAGGTCTATGACGGGCAGACGACGACCGGTTACCACGGCTATGGCGCTATTGATTTCTACGGCGTTGACGAGCATCTCGGCGACCTGGCGACATTAAAAGAGCTGGTGGATAAAGCCCACGCCCTCGGCATCAAGGTCGTTCAGGATCAAGTCGCCAATCACACGGGCCCTTATCACCCGTGGGTCAAAGACACGCCGACGCCGACCTGGTACAACGGCACCGAAGACCGTCACATCGACGAGACCTGGCAGACCTGGGCGCTCAAAGACCCGCACGCCACGCCGAACGTCACGCGAGCCGTGCTCGATGGCTGGTTCATCAACATCCTGCCCGACCTGAACCAGAATGACCCGGAGGCGCGCCGCTACCTGATTCAGAATACGCTCTGGTGGGCGGGCGTCAGCGGCCTGGATGCGATTCGCCAGGACACGCTGCCGTATGTGCCGCGCGATTTCTGGCGCGACTGGATGGCGGCCATCAAGCGCGAGTATCCGCGCATGAACGTCATCGGCGAAACCTTTGACGGCGACCCGGCGCAGGTGGCTTTCTTTCAAGGCGGCCGCAAGCAATGGGACGGCGTAGATTCGGGCATCGATACCGAATTCGACTTCCCCGTGTTCTATGCGATTCGCGATGTCTTCATCCGCAATCAAGCGATGATAAAACTTGCCGAAGTGCTGGCACACGATCACCTTTATGCGAACGCCGATCTGCTGGTGCCGTTTCTCGGCCTGCATGACGTGGCGCGCTTTATGGGTGAGAAGGGCGCGACACGCGAAGGCTTGATGTTGGCGCAGACCTACTTGATGACGACGCGCGGCATCCCGCTGATCTACTACGGCGACGAAGTGGCGCTGGCGGGCGGCAATGATCCGGACAATCGCCGCGACTTTCCCGGCGGCTGGCCGGGCGACCATCACAACGCTTTCACCAATGAAGGCCGCACAAAAGACGAGCGCCAGGTCTTCGACCACCTGCGCCGCCTCATCGCCTTGCGCCGCGAGCTTGCGCCCTTGCGGCACGGCAAGCTGCTGACGCTCGGCGTAGACGACAGCTCGTATGCGTTTGCGCGCGTGACCACGACCGAAGCGGTGATCGTCGTCATCAACAACGGTAAACAGGAAAAGACCGTCGAGCTCGACACGACGCCAATTAAAGTGCGACCCGGCGTCTCTATGGTTGACCGCCTGGATGCGGCGCGCGAGATTCGCTTGCAGGGAACGATGCTGCGCGTCGTGTTGCCGGCGCGCTCGGCAAGCGTGATTACGATGAAGTGA